In a genomic window of Myotis daubentonii chromosome X, mMyoDau2.1, whole genome shotgun sequence:
- the MSN gene encoding moesin, translated as MPKTINVRVTTMDAELEFAIQPNTTGKQLFDQVVKTIGLREVWFFGLQYQDTKGFSTWLKLNKKVTAQDVRKESPLLFKFRAKFYPEDVSEELIQDITQRLFFLQVKEGILNDDIYCPPETAVLLASYAVQSKYGDFNKEVHKSGYLAGDKLLPQRVLEQHKLNKDQWEERIQVWHEEHRGMLREDAVLEYLKIAQDLEMYGVNYFSIKNKKGSELWLGVDALGLNIYEQNDRLTPKIGFPWSEIRNISFNDKKFVIKPIDKKAPDFVFYAPRLRINKRILALCMGNHELYMRRRKPDTIEVQQMKAQAREEKHQKQMERALLENEKKKREMAEKEKEKIEREKEELMEKLKQIEEQTKKAQQELEEQTRRALELEQERKRAQSEAEKLAKERQDAEEAKLALLQASRDQKKTQEQLALEMAELTARISQLEMARQKKESEAVEWQQKAQMVQEDLEKTRAELKTAMSTPHVAEPAENDQDEQDENGAEASADLRADAMAKDRSEEERTTEAEKNERVQKHLKALTSELANALDESKKTANDMIHAENMRLGRDKYKTLRQIRQGNTKQRIDEFESM; from the exons ATCAATGTACGTGTGACCACCATGGATGCAGAACTGGAGTTTGCCATCCAGCCCAATACCACCGGCAAGCAGTTGTTTGACCAG GTGGTGAAAACTATTGGCCTGAGGGAAGTTTGGTTCTTTGGTCTGCAATACCAGGACACTAAGGGTTTCTCCACTTGGCTGAAACTCAATAAGAAG GTGACTGCCCAGGATGTGCGGAAGGAAAGCCCCCTGCTCTTCAAGTTTCGGGCCAAATTCTACCCTGAGGATGTATCTGAGGAATTGATCCAGGATATCACACAGCGCCTGTTCTTCCTGCAAGTAAAGGAGGGCATTCTAAATGATGATATTTACTGCCCACCTGAGACTGCCGTGCTGCTGGCCTCCTATGCTGTCCAATCCAAGTATGGTGACTTCAATAAGGAAGTTCACAAGTCTGGTTACTTGGCAGGGGACAAGTTGCTTCCACAGAG GGTCCTGGAGCAACACAAGCTCAACAAGGACCAGTGGGAGGAACGGATCCAGGTGTGGCATGAGGAGCATCGAGGCATGCTCAG GGAGGATGCTGTCCTAGAGTATCTGAAGATTGCTCAGGACCTGGAGATGTATGGTGTGAACTACTTCAGCATCAAAAACAAGAAAGGCTCAGAGCTGTGGCTGGGAGTGGATGCTCTGGGTCTCAACATCTATGAGCAGAATGACAG ACTGACTCCCAAGATAGGCTTCCCTTGGAGTGAAATCAGGAACATCTCTTTCAATGACAAGAAATTTGTCATTAAGCCCATTGACAAAAAAGCCCCG GACTTTGTCTTCTATGCTCCCCGGCTGCGGATTAATAAACGGATCTTGGCCCTATGCATGGGGAACCATGAGCTATACATGCGCCGTCGCAAGCCAGACACCATTGAGGTGCAGCAGATgaaggcacaggcccgggaggAGAAGCACCAGAAGCAGATGGAGCG tGCTCTGCTGGAAAATGAGAAGAAGAAGCGTGAGATggcagaaaaggagaaggaaaagattgAACGAGAGAAGGAGGAACTGATGGAGAAGCTGAAGCAGATTGAGGAACAGACTAAGAAGGCTCAGCAAG AACTGGAAGAACAGACCCGTAGGGCTCTGGAACTTGAACAGGAGCGGAAACGTGCCCAGAGTGAGGCTGAAAAACTGGCCAAAGAGCGTCAAGATGCTGAAGAGGCCAAGCTGGCTCTGCTGCAGGCTTCTCGGGACCAGAAGAAGACCCAGGAGCAACTG GCCTTGGAAATGGCAGAGTTGACAGCTCGGATCTCCCAGCTGGAGATGGCCCGACAGAAGAAAGAAAGTGAGGCTGTAGAATGGCAGCAGAAG GCTCAGATGGTACAAGAAGACTTGGAGAAGACCCGCGCCGAGCTGAAGACTGCCATGAGTACTCCTCATGTGGCAGAGCCTGCCGAAAATGATCAGGATGAGCAGGATGAGAATGGGGCAGAAGCCAGTGCTGACCTGCGAGCTGACGCCATGGCCAAGGACCGCAGTGAGGAGGAACGTACCACTGAAGCAGAGAAGAATGAGCGTGTGCAGAAGCATCTGAAG GCCCTCACTTCAGAGCTGGCCAATGCCCTCGATGAGTCCAAGAAGACAGCCAATGACATGATCCATGCTGAGAACATGCGACTGGGCCGAGACAAATACAAGACCCTGCGCCAGATCCGGCAGGGCAACACCAAGCAGCGTATAGATGAGTTTGAGTCCATGTAA